A single region of the Winslowiella toletana genome encodes:
- the tadA gene encoding tRNA adenosine(34) deaminase TadA, producing MYNAPRFLPLETQVTDYNDEFWMRHALTLAQRAWDEGEVPVGAVLVQNNRVIGEGWNRPIGHHDPTAHAEIMALRQGGKVLENYRLIDTTLYVTLEPCVMCAGAIVHSRIGRLVFGARDEKTGAAGSLLDVLGHPGMNHQVEMTEGILAQQCAGMLSDFFRMRREQKKALRKPVNQ from the coding sequence ATGTATAATGCCCCGCGCTTTTTGCCACTGGAGACTCAGGTGACCGATTACAACGATGAATTTTGGATGCGTCATGCCTTAACGCTGGCACAGCGTGCCTGGGATGAAGGCGAAGTGCCGGTCGGCGCGGTGCTGGTGCAAAACAATCGGGTGATTGGCGAAGGCTGGAATCGTCCTATCGGGCATCACGATCCGACAGCCCATGCGGAAATTATGGCGCTGCGTCAGGGCGGAAAAGTGCTGGAGAACTATCGTCTTATTGATACCACGCTGTACGTTACACTTGAACCTTGCGTGATGTGCGCCGGTGCTATCGTACACAGCCGCATCGGACGTTTAGTATTTGGCGCGCGCGATGAGAAAACCGGCGCTGCGGGTTCATTGCTTGATGTGCTCGGTCATCCCGGTATGAATCATCAGGTTGAAATGACCGAGGGGATTCTGGCGCAGCAGTGTGCCGGAATGTTAAGTGATTTTTTCCGCATGCGTCGTGAACAGAAAAAAGCGCTGCGCAAGCCGGTAAATCAGTAA
- the mltF gene encoding membrane-bound lytic murein transglycosylase MltF — MKRLKINYLLIGLITVLLALALWPSIPWYGSSEDRIAQIKSRGVLRISTINSPLTYFTINKSPAGMDYELAKRFADYLGVRLEVTVRQNLSDLFDDLDDDKADLLAAGLIYNSERLERFRAGPAYYSVSQQLVYRIGKPRPKSLGDLKGRLTVASGSAYLSTLRNIKENEYPDLDWAISTDQGPKALLEAVADGKLEYTIGDSVTVGLLQRIHPQLAVAFDITDEEPVTWYLQRDEDHSLDAAMLDFFSQMSEEGSMARLEEKYLGHVGTFDYVDTRTFLRAIDDILPDIKPLFKQYSSNIDWRLLAAISYQESHWNPQATSPTGVRGLMMLTRNTADSLNVDDRLDPEQSIRGGSEYLQRMMEKVPSTIPEDERIWFALAAYNMGYAHMLDARRLTEKQQGNPDSWADVKTRLPMLSQKRYYSQTTYGYARGHEAYAYVENIRKYQISLVGYLQEQERKIAQRAALEAELGKGYPAVQPDIAMH; from the coding sequence TTGAAACGCCTAAAAATTAATTATCTGCTGATCGGGCTGATCACCGTGCTGCTCGCGCTTGCGCTGTGGCCGTCGATCCCCTGGTACGGGAGTTCGGAAGACCGAATTGCACAGATAAAATCGCGGGGCGTACTACGCATCAGCACGATAAATTCCCCGCTAACATATTTCACCATCAATAAATCACCAGCGGGTATGGATTACGAGCTGGCAAAACGCTTCGCCGATTATCTCGGTGTCAGACTGGAAGTGACGGTTCGACAGAACCTCAGCGACCTGTTTGACGATCTGGATGATGATAAAGCGGATTTGCTGGCTGCCGGACTGATTTATAACAGTGAAAGACTGGAGCGGTTCCGCGCCGGTCCTGCTTACTATTCGGTTTCACAGCAGCTGGTGTACCGTATCGGGAAGCCGCGACCAAAAAGCCTCGGCGATCTGAAAGGACGTCTGACGGTAGCTTCCGGCTCCGCCTACTTATCCACACTGCGCAATATCAAAGAGAACGAGTATCCCGATCTCGACTGGGCCATCTCGACCGATCAAGGCCCGAAGGCGCTGCTGGAAGCGGTAGCTGACGGCAAACTCGAATACACCATCGGCGATTCCGTGACTGTCGGATTGCTGCAACGCATTCATCCGCAGCTGGCCGTGGCTTTTGATATTACCGATGAAGAGCCGGTAACCTGGTATTTGCAGCGCGATGAGGATCATAGCCTCGATGCAGCGATGCTGGACTTCTTCAGTCAGATGAGTGAAGAAGGCAGCATGGCGCGACTGGAAGAGAAGTATCTTGGTCACGTCGGCACCTTTGACTACGTTGATACCCGCACCTTCCTGCGTGCCATCGACGATATCCTGCCGGATATCAAACCGTTGTTTAAACAATATTCCAGCAATATTGACTGGCGCTTGCTGGCGGCTATCTCCTATCAGGAGTCGCACTGGAATCCGCAGGCGACCTCCCCTACCGGCGTGCGTGGTCTGATGATGCTGACGCGCAACACAGCGGACAGCCTCAATGTCGATGATCGGCTAGATCCCGAGCAGAGCATTCGCGGTGGCAGCGAATATTTACAGCGGATGATGGAAAAAGTGCCATCGACAATCCCGGAGGACGAACGCATCTGGTTTGCGCTGGCGGCCTATAACATGGGATACGCGCATATGCTGGATGCGCGCCGGCTGACTGAAAAGCAGCAGGGGAATCCGGACAGCTGGGCCGACGTAAAGACGCGTCTGCCAATGCTCAGTCAGAAACGCTATTACAGCCAGACCACCTACGGCTATGCACGCGGCCATGAAGCCTATGCTTACGTAGAAAATATCCGTAAATATCAGATTAGCCTGGTAGGATACCTGCAGGAGCAGGAGCGGAAAATTGCGCAGCGTGCGGCGCTGGAAGCGGAGCTGGGCAAGGGTTATCCGGCGGTGCAGCCGGATATTGCAATGCATTAA
- the yfhb gene encoding phosphatidylglycerophosphatase C → MTKGTPRRVVFFDLDGTLHQQDMFGTYMRYLLWRQPINLLLVVPLLPVIGLGLLIKGRAARWPMSLLLWSITFGHSEARLQQREKAFAQWFRQRVTAFPVVQQRLKEYLSSEDADVWLITGSPQPLVEQVYYDSAFLPRVKLIASQMTRGYGGRVLSMRCLGHEKVAQLEEQIGTPLQLHSGYSDSKQDNPLLFFCQHRWRVTPEGKLQQLE, encoded by the coding sequence TTGACTAAGGGAACACCAAGGCGCGTAGTATTTTTTGATTTAGACGGTACGCTGCATCAACAGGATATGTTTGGCACTTATATGCGCTATCTGCTGTGGCGTCAGCCGATCAACCTGTTATTAGTGGTGCCTTTGCTGCCAGTGATAGGGCTGGGGCTGTTAATAAAAGGTCGTGCAGCCCGCTGGCCGATGAGTCTGCTGCTGTGGTCGATTACCTTTGGTCACAGCGAAGCGCGATTACAGCAGCGCGAAAAAGCTTTTGCCCAGTGGTTTCGCCAGCGCGTGACGGCCTTTCCGGTGGTGCAACAACGCCTGAAGGAGTACCTCAGCAGCGAGGATGCCGATGTCTGGTTGATCACCGGGTCGCCGCAGCCGCTGGTTGAGCAAGTTTACTATGACTCGGCGTTTCTGCCGCGGGTGAAGTTAATCGCCAGCCAGATGACGCGCGGTTATGGCGGGCGGGTACTGTCGATGCGCTGTTTAGGCCATGAAAAAGTTGCGCAGCTGGAAGAGCAGATTGGCACGCCGCTACAGCTGCACAGTGGTTACAGCGACAGTAAGCAGGATAACCCGCTGCTGTTCTTCTGCCAGCATCGCTGGCGCGTGACCCCGGAAGGTAAGCTGCAACAGCTGGAATAA